In Desulfobotulus pelophilus, the following proteins share a genomic window:
- a CDS encoding ParM/StbA family protein, which yields MEIIGIDVGFGFTKATNGRKSFCFKSVLGETTDIQFATGLGSRDPVGNLHVTLDGKGYFIGDFAIAQSSVRQFTLEQERLLEDFLPVFSLAAAGLYAEDGITLNVVTGLPVVFLKQDYEKMIKAMSGKHQLIYHWPDGSRQKREVAINAVQIMPQPLGTVFGLLMDDNGRLANRDLPEKKIGVVDIGFKTTDFLVFDRMSYVERSSSTVDMGMSRSFMAIAEKLKRESGVQIELYRLYEAVEKGWIQIRGKEYHIANLRDRVFARAAEELSGEIARLWADEWDLHGVILTGGGSAALSSVLAPRLDLPVITAGVKSMDPRFYNVEGYLRYGKSRWRKTTVPMPPQSPVKPEKEDNS from the coding sequence ATGGAAATCATCGGTATTGATGTGGGATTTGGTTTTACAAAAGCCACCAATGGCCGCAAATCATTCTGTTTTAAATCTGTGTTGGGTGAAACAACGGATATCCAGTTTGCAACGGGTCTCGGGAGCAGGGATCCTGTAGGTAATCTTCATGTAACTCTGGATGGGAAAGGATATTTCATTGGAGATTTTGCCATTGCCCAGTCATCCGTACGCCAGTTTACGCTGGAGCAGGAAAGGCTTCTGGAAGATTTTCTTCCCGTGTTTTCTTTGGCAGCCGCCGGACTGTATGCGGAAGATGGGATTACACTGAATGTAGTCACCGGGCTTCCCGTTGTGTTTTTGAAACAGGATTACGAGAAGATGATCAAGGCTATGTCGGGCAAGCACCAACTGATTTACCACTGGCCCGATGGTAGCAGGCAGAAACGTGAGGTGGCTATCAATGCAGTACAGATTATGCCTCAACCCCTTGGTACTGTTTTTGGTCTGCTTATGGATGATAACGGTCGATTGGCAAACAGAGACCTGCCGGAGAAAAAAATCGGCGTGGTTGATATCGGATTTAAGACAACGGATTTCCTTGTTTTTGATCGTATGAGTTATGTGGAACGCAGCAGCTCAACGGTGGACATGGGAATGTCCAGAAGTTTTATGGCCATTGCAGAGAAATTGAAAAGAGAGTCTGGTGTTCAGATTGAACTCTATAGGCTTTATGAAGCCGTTGAAAAAGGGTGGATTCAGATCCGAGGGAAAGAATATCACATTGCAAATCTCCGAGACAGGGTATTTGCAAGGGCAGCGGAAGAACTGAGCGGTGAAATAGCTCGTCTGTGGGCCGACGAATGGGATCTTCATGGTGTAATTCTGACGGGTGGTGGGAGTGCGGCTCTATCTTCTGTTCTGGCACCACGGCTTGATTTGCCAGTAATAACGGCAGGAGTAAAATCCATGGATCCGCGTTTTTATAATGTAGAAGGCTATCTGCGTTATGGGAAGAGTCGATGGAGGAAAACAACTGTTCCCATGCCTCCACAGAGTCCGGTAAAGCCAGAGAAAGAAGATAACTCTTGA
- a CDS encoding HD-GYP domain-containing protein gives MHEQEQRDRLLQIGCDLGGIQDLDILMERILTEARSFVHADAGSIYIRENNTLHFAYAQNDTLQKKLLKNEKLLYTNCALPIDDRSIAGYVALHNKALSIEDVYQISESAPYRFSRSFDVRAQYRSRSMYTLPLKDINQRVIGVLQVLNAITPDRSVRIFTEKDAKILQHFASIASLALERASLTRSILLRMIQMAEMRDPKETGAHVNRVGSYSVALYEAWAARKGLDTATIERQRDRLRMAAMLHDVGKVAIPDNILKKPGRFTEEEFQTMKEHTLHGARLFLNPHSDFDQAAADVAMTHHERWDGKGYPGHVDPATGLPLPGKSDASGRPFPRRGEEIPLFGRIVALADVYDALSHQRVYKEAWDEERILEVIRDGAGTQFDPELVDIFFEILDRFHQISQRFP, from the coding sequence ATGCACGAACAGGAACAAAGGGACCGGTTGCTGCAGATCGGATGTGATCTCGGTGGGATTCAAGATCTTGATATTCTGATGGAAAGAATCCTAACGGAAGCACGTTCCTTTGTCCATGCTGATGCTGGATCCATCTACATACGGGAAAACAACACCCTCCATTTCGCCTACGCTCAAAACGATACCCTGCAGAAAAAACTTCTGAAAAATGAAAAACTCCTTTACACAAATTGCGCATTGCCCATTGATGACCGAAGCATAGCCGGATACGTAGCCCTTCATAACAAGGCATTATCCATTGAGGATGTTTATCAGATATCAGAATCTGCACCCTACCGGTTTTCACGTTCGTTTGATGTCCGAGCCCAGTACCGCAGCCGTTCCATGTATACTCTCCCCCTCAAAGATATCAATCAAAGGGTCATTGGAGTCCTTCAGGTTCTCAACGCCATTACACCGGACCGGTCTGTGCGCATTTTTACGGAAAAAGATGCTAAAATTCTTCAACATTTCGCATCGATTGCTTCCCTTGCCCTGGAACGTGCCAGCCTTACCCGCTCCATTCTGCTGCGCATGATACAAATGGCAGAAATGCGGGATCCTAAAGAAACAGGGGCCCACGTCAACCGTGTGGGTAGCTATTCTGTGGCGCTGTACGAGGCATGGGCCGCCCGTAAAGGGCTGGACACTGCAACCATTGAACGCCAGAGGGACCGTCTTCGCATGGCTGCCATGCTGCACGATGTCGGCAAAGTAGCCATACCCGACAATATTCTTAAAAAGCCGGGCCGTTTCACGGAAGAAGAGTTCCAGACTATGAAGGAGCACACTCTCCATGGTGCCCGCCTTTTCCTCAACCCCCATTCCGACTTTGATCAGGCTGCAGCAGATGTGGCCATGACCCACCATGAGAGATGGGATGGCAAGGGTTATCCCGGCCACGTAGATCCGGCAACAGGCCTTCCCCTTCCCGGAAAAAGCGACGCATCGGGCAGACCCTTCCCACGCAGAGGAGAAGAGATACCTCTTTTTGGAAGAATTGTTGCCCTAGCTGATGTTTACGATGCCCTTTCCCATCAGCGTGTCTACAAAGAGGCCTGGGACGAGGAACGGATTCTGGAAGTCATTCGCGATGGGGCTGGCACACAGTTTGATCCCGAGCTGGTGGATATTTTTTTTGAAATTCTGGATCGCTTTCACCAGATATCCCAGCGCTTTCCCTAA